From the genome of Aerococcus sanguinicola:
CAGCCTGCCGATTCCAGATAAGCTCTTAGACAACTTACAACTAGGCAGTCTGATCCAAGAAGCCCTGCCGATCTTTGCCTTGGGCCTGGTCTTCGCCCTTATCGGTATCCTGATCTACACCAGTTTTGCGGGCTTCCTGGGCTCCCTCGTTTCCAAGACCGAAGATGTCCAAAAAACCATCATGCCTGTTGTTTTCTTGGGGGTGGCTGGCTTCTATATCGGCCTCTTCGCCTTCGCTTCCTCAGCCAACAATGCCTTGGTGCGGATCAGCTCACAGATTCCTTTCTTCACGCCTTTCGTGATGCCCTTCCGTATCGCTGGAGAAAGTGTCTCAGGCTTCGAAATTGGCCTCTCTGTCGTGCTCAGCCTGATCACGATGGTAGCCATCTTCTACCTCTCAGCGGCCTTCTACAAGAGCAATGTCCTCACCTACAGTGACAAGGGCATGCTGGACACCCTGAAGCGGTCATGGACCCTCTGGCGCAGCGAGAAAGAGGCTTAGCTAGCCGTTCAAAAATTCCATAAGAAAAAGCCAGCTTTCGGGCTGGCTTTTTACTTAGTTTTATTCCTATTCTTGGTCGTCGTCTTCTTCATCCAAGAGTTCATTGGTGAAATGGTGCAGGTTTTCTTGGATTTGGTCATCCGACAGGCGAGCTTGAGGAATATCCTGGTCATCGTAAACCGATTCATCACTATCTTCGGTTTCTTCGTTGACCTTTTCAGCAATGGCTGAGAAGTCTTCCTCGCCCTCTGCTTGTTGGGCCGCGCCTGCAGAAGCAACTTCTTCCTCTTCTTCAGCTTCCACCTTGGCCATAGTTGAAACCTTGGCGTCATCATTCAAGCGCATGAGGCGGACACCCTGGGTCACCCGACCTGTTTGGGAAATATCAGCCGCATGGAAGCGGATGACTACGCCTTCATCGGTCATCAGCATGATATCTTCAGTTAGGTCGACGGTTGTCATCCCCACCAGCTTCCCGTTCCGCTGGCTGGCATTGATGGTTTTAACCCCTTTACCGCCGCGCTTGCGGATGGCATATTCGCTGGCTGGGGTCCGCTTCCCATAACCATTCTCGGTGACGACAAGGACATCCGCAACGTCAGCTAGGACGGCGGCTCCAATCACATAGTCACCAGGCTCCAAACGGATGGCCCGAACACCGGTAGCTGTCCGCCCCATCGACCGGGCGTCTTGTTCATTGAAGCTGACCGCATAGCCATCGTGGGAAGCCACGATCAGATTGCGCTGGCCATTGGTAAAGAGCACATCGACGAGCTCATCATCCTCCTTGAGATTGAGGGCGATCAGGCCGTTGTTACGGATATTGAAGTAGTCGCGAACAGGAGTCCGTTTAATGACACCCTGGCGCGTAATAAAGGCCAGATAGCCGTCAGAATCGCCGTCATGGTCCACCGGGGTCACATTGATGGCATCACGCACCTTCTCGTCCTCTTCCAAGTTCAGGAGGTTAACGATCGGAATCCCCTTGGCTTGCCGGCCGTATTCTGGAATCTCATAGCCCTTCATCTGGTAGACTTTGCCCTTGTCCGTAAAGAACAGGATAATGTCATGGGTAGAAGTTGAGAACATGGTTTCGATATAGTCCCCATCGTTCATGCTCATGCCTTTGACGCCGAGACCGCCGCGGTTTTGGACGCGGAATTCATCATCGGCAACCCGCTTAATATAGCCGTTCCGGGTCAGGGTAACGAGCACATTCTCTTCTTCGATCAAGTCCTCATCTTCCAGGCTGGTGATTTCACCCACCCGCAGTTCGGTCCGGCGGTCGTCGCCATAGCGAGCCTGGATTTCTAATAATTCTTGGTAAATAATTTCATAACGTTTCTCTTCGCTGGCTAGGATTTCCGTCAAGCGGGCAATTTCAGCCATCAGTTCGGCATGTTCCTTGTCAATCTTTTCCCGTTCCAAGCCAGTTAAGCGGACCAGACGCATATCGAGAATGGCTTGGGCTTGCTTATCCGAGAGTTTGTACTGGGTCATAAAGATTTCCTTGGCTTCGTCACCAGAACGTGATGAGCGCAGGATATTGACGATTTCATCAATATGGTCCAGGGCCACCTGTAAACCTTCCAGGATATGGGCCCGGGCTTCGGCCTTTTTCTTCTCAAAGATCGACCGACGACGGATAATCTCTTCTTGGTGGTCCACGTAATAGGTCAGGATTTCCTTGAGACTCAGGGTCTTAGGCACACCGTTGACGATGGCCAACATATTAAAGTTGAAGTTGGCTTGGAGCTGGGTCAGCTTGTAGAGGTTGTTGACGATCACACTGGCACTGGCGTCCTTGCGGCATTCCACCACAATCCGCATGCCATCCCGGCCGGATTCATCCCGGACTGCCGTGATGCCTTCAATCACCTTGTCACGAGCTAAATCCGCAATCCGTTCCACTAACTTAGCCTTGTTGACCATATAAGGAATCTCATGGATGACAATCCGTTCGCGACCACTGGACATCTGGTCGATATCCAACTTACCGCGGACAATGATGCGTCCTTGGCCTGTTTCATAAGCCTTGCGGATCCCCGACTTGCCGATCACAATCCCCCCGGTCGGAAAGTCCGGTCCAGGGATGGCTTCCATCAGCTCAGCCGTCGTTGCTTCTGGATTCTTCATCAGGGTGTGGATACCTGAGATTACCTCATTTAAGTTATGGGGTGGGATATTAGTAGTCATCCCGACCGCAATCCCGGTCGCCCCGTTAACTAAGAGGTTAGGGAAGCGGGAAGGGAGAACTTCTGGTTCACGCTCTTCGCCGTCGTAGTTGGCGATAAAGTCCACCGTGTCCTTGTTGATATCCCGCAACATTTCAGTAGCAATCTTACTCATCCGCGCTTCGGTATACCGCATGGCGGCAGCCTGGTCCCCATCGATGGAGCCGAAGTTCCCGTGGCCGTCTACCAGCATATAGCGGTAGGAGAAGTCCTGGGCCATCCGCACCATAGATTCATAGATGGCGGAGTCCCCATGGGGGTGGTACTTACCCATGACATCTCCGACAATCCGCGCTGACTTCTTATAAGGTTTATCTGGGGTAACCCCCAATTCATTCATCCCGTAGAGAATTCGCCGGTGGACAGGTTTCATCCCATCCCGAACATCCGGCAGTGCCCGTGCCACGATAACACTCATGGCATAGTCGAGGAAGGATGTCCGCATTTCATGGGAGATTTCTCGACGTTCTAATCTATTGTCTAAAGCCAAAATACTAGCCTCCTATTCTAGCTTGCCTAGTCGTCCAATTGGTCATGACTAAAGGTCGATGGTCGCATAAGTGGCGTTCTCTTCGATAAAGTTCCGCCGCGGTGCCACATGGTCGCCCATTAACATGGAGATCATTTGGTCGGCTTCCACACCGTCTTCAACGCTGACTTGAAGCATGCGACGCGTACTTGGGTCCATGGTCGTATCCCAGAGCTGTTCGGCATCCATCTCGCCCAGCCCCTTATAGCGTTGGACAACGGGCTTAGGACGCTCAGGAAGACTGGCCATATATGCCTCTAATTCGGCATCCGATTCAATATACTGGATCTTCTTCCCTTGGCGTACCTGGTAGAGGGGAGGAACCGCAATATACACATAACCCGCATCCAAGAGGGGACGCATGTAACGATAGATCAGAGTCAATAAGAGGGTCCGGATGTGGGCCCCATCGACATCGGCATCGGTCATGATAACGAGCTTATGGTAGCGGGCCTTGGAGACATCGAAGTCATTGCCCCAGCCCGTCCCCATCGCTGTAAAGAGGGAACGAATCTCTTCATTGGCTAAGATCCGGTCCATAGACGCTTTTTCAACATTCAAGATCTTACCACGGATAGGCAAGATGGCTTGGAAGTGGCGGTCCCGGCCGTTCTTAGCGGAGCCCCCAGCGGAATTCCCTTCGACGATGAAGAGTTCGCATTCCTCGGGCACCCGGCTGGAACAATCGGCCAATTTACCCGGTAGGTTGGAGATTTCTAGCCCAGACTTCTTCCGGGTCATTTCCCGGGCCCGTTTGGCTGCCTTCCGTGCCTTAGAAGCAACCAAGCCCTTGTCGACAATTTGCCGGCCGATATTGGGATTCTCTAAGAGGAAGGTCGAAAAGTGCTGGCCGAAAAGTCGGTCGGTAATCGTTCGTACTTCCGAATTTCCGAGTTTCATCTTAGTTTGCCCTTCGAATTGAGGGTCGGGGTGGCGTACTGAAACGATCAGGGTCAGGCCTTCACGCACATCTTCCCCAGTCAGGTTCTCATCATTATCCTTGAGAATATTGACATTCCGGGCATAGTCGTTGATAGTCCGGGTGAGGGCGGTCTTAACCCCAGATTCATGGGTCCCCCCTTCAAAAGTATGGATATTGTTAGCAAAACTCATAAAGTTCACATGGAAGTCGTCCGTATACTGGAGAGCAACTTCGACCTCAATATCATCCTGTTCCCCTTCTAGGTAGATAGGTTCAGGGAAAAGCGGGGTCTTATTCTGGTTGAGGAAGTCGATATATTCCTTGATCCCACCTTCGAAGTGGTAGCTGTATTCAACCGTTTCTTCTTCCCGCTTGTCGGTCAGTGAAATCCGCAAGCCCTTGTTCAAGAAGGCGAGCTCCCGGGTCCGTTTATTCAGTATTTCCCGGTTATAAACCGTTGTTTCTCGGAAAATCTCGCTATCGGCTTTGAAGGTGACAACCGTTCCTTGCTGGTCGGTTTCTCCTGTCACTTCGAGCTCGGTCATGATCTTCCCCCGGCTGTATTCTTGGTGGTAGATCTTGCCATTCTTGTAGACATCGACGTGGAGCCATTCAGAGAGGGCATTCACCACTGAGGCCCCCACCCCGTGCAAGCCGCCGGAGACCTTGTAAGAGCCACCCCCGAATTTACCCCCAGCGTGGAGAACATTAAAGACAGTCTCTACTGCTGGCCGGCCGGTTTTTTGTTGGATATCGACAGGAATCCCCCGGCCATCGTCCGTAATCCGAATCACATTATCTTCCAAGATTTCAATTTGAATATGCTTGGCAAAACCAGCTAAGGCCTCATCGATTGAGTTATCGACAATCTCCCAAACTAGGTGGTGGAGGCCGGTCTCACTGGTCGACCCAATATACATCCCAGGCCGTTTCCGGACCGCCTCGAGCCCCTCTAGGACTTGAATTTGGCTGGCATCATAGCTCTCCGCCAGATGGGCCAGTTCCTCCTGTTCCTCCTTGCTTGGTTCCTGGCTTTCTTCCTGTGCTTGGTCTTCAAAGTGTTTCTCATCTGCCATCGCTTTCCATCACTCCTTCTAGTCATCCAATCGTTGGACTTGTCCCTGCGCAATTTCAAATAGCGCCGGCTCATCAATCTGTTCTTCCTGGACCCCATCGAGACTGGTTGTCGTCAAAAAGGTCTGAACTTTCTTTTCAATGGTTTTGAGCAAGTGGGTCTGCCGGTCATCATCCAGCTCACTCAAGACATCATCCAATAAGAGAATGGGGTATTCCCCCGTCATCTCCTGCATACACTCAATTTCTGCTAATTTCATACTTAAGACTGTGGTCCGCTGCTGGCCTTGTGAGCCAAATTTCTGGACATCCTGGCCGTTAATCAAGAATTGAAGGTCATCCCGGTGGGGGCCAGCTAAGCTCACCCCGCGGTCCAGTTCACGCGACTCGACTTCTTCAAACTTAGCCAAGAGGGCCTCATAGACATTCTCCTCAGAGGGGGCCTGGGGTAGGTCGACCGCACTCCGATAGCGCAGGCTGAGCGCTTCCTTGCCCTGGGAGATATGGTGGTGGAGCTCGCTCGCCCAGGCCTCTAACTTATCGAGGAAGGCCAAGCGCTGGCAAATAATCCGGGCGCCCGCAGCAGCCACTTGCTCCGTCAAGATCTCCAAGTAAAGCTTGTCTTGGGCCTGCTGACTGAGTAGCTGCTTTAGGTAGGCATTGCGCT
Proteins encoded in this window:
- the gyrB gene encoding DNA topoisomerase (ATP-hydrolyzing) subunit B, coding for MADEKHFEDQAQEESQEPSKEEQEELAHLAESYDASQIQVLEGLEAVRKRPGMYIGSTSETGLHHLVWEIVDNSIDEALAGFAKHIQIEILEDNVIRITDDGRGIPVDIQQKTGRPAVETVFNVLHAGGKFGGGSYKVSGGLHGVGASVVNALSEWLHVDVYKNGKIYHQEYSRGKIMTELEVTGETDQQGTVVTFKADSEIFRETTVYNREILNKRTRELAFLNKGLRISLTDKREEETVEYSYHFEGGIKEYIDFLNQNKTPLFPEPIYLEGEQDDIEVEVALQYTDDFHVNFMSFANNIHTFEGGTHESGVKTALTRTINDYARNVNILKDNDENLTGEDVREGLTLIVSVRHPDPQFEGQTKMKLGNSEVRTITDRLFGQHFSTFLLENPNIGRQIVDKGLVASKARKAAKRAREMTRKKSGLEISNLPGKLADCSSRVPEECELFIVEGNSAGGSAKNGRDRHFQAILPIRGKILNVEKASMDRILANEEIRSLFTAMGTGWGNDFDVSKARYHKLVIMTDADVDGAHIRTLLLTLIYRYMRPLLDAGYVYIAVPPLYQVRQGKKIQYIESDAELEAYMASLPERPKPVVQRYKGLGEMDAEQLWDTTMDPSTRRMLQVSVEDGVEADQMISMLMGDHVAPRRNFIEENATYATIDL
- the gyrA gene encoding DNA gyrase subunit A; amino-acid sequence: MRTSFLDYAMSVIVARALPDVRDGMKPVHRRILYGMNELGVTPDKPYKKSARIVGDVMGKYHPHGDSAIYESMVRMAQDFSYRYMLVDGHGNFGSIDGDQAAAMRYTEARMSKIATEMLRDINKDTVDFIANYDGEEREPEVLPSRFPNLLVNGATGIAVGMTTNIPPHNLNEVISGIHTLMKNPEATTAELMEAIPGPDFPTGGIVIGKSGIRKAYETGQGRIIVRGKLDIDQMSSGRERIVIHEIPYMVNKAKLVERIADLARDKVIEGITAVRDESGRDGMRIVVECRKDASASVIVNNLYKLTQLQANFNFNMLAIVNGVPKTLSLKEILTYYVDHQEEIIRRRSIFEKKKAEARAHILEGLQVALDHIDEIVNILRSSRSGDEAKEIFMTQYKLSDKQAQAILDMRLVRLTGLEREKIDKEHAELMAEIARLTEILASEEKRYEIIYQELLEIQARYGDDRRTELRVGEITSLEDEDLIEEENVLVTLTRNGYIKRVADDEFRVQNRGGLGVKGMSMNDGDYIETMFSTSTHDIILFFTDKGKVYQMKGYEIPEYGRQAKGIPIVNLLNLEEDEKVRDAINVTPVDHDGDSDGYLAFITRQGVIKRTPVRDYFNIRNNGLIALNLKEDDELVDVLFTNGQRNLIVASHDGYAVSFNEQDARSMGRTATGVRAIRLEPGDYVIGAAVLADVADVLVVTENGYGKRTPASEYAIRKRGGKGVKTINASQRNGKLVGMTTVDLTEDIMLMTDEGVVIRFHAADISQTGRVTQGVRLMRLNDDAKVSTMAKVEAEEEEEVASAGAAQQAEGEEDFSAIAEKVNEETEDSDESVYDDQDIPQARLSDDQIQENLHHFTNELLDEEDDDQE
- the recF gene encoding DNA replication/repair protein RecF (All proteins in this family for which functions are known are DNA-binding proteins that assist the filamentation of RecA onto DNA for the initiation of recombination or recombinational repair.) codes for the protein MILDEIRLLNFRNYESAEVTFSPGINVFIGDNAQGKTSLLEAIYILSLARSHRTNHDRELLRWESQEALVEGRVSNRFGKLPLSVKLTKSGKLVKVNHLEQRRLSDYIGRLNVVLFAPEDLDLVKGAPQLRRKFIDMELSQMSPVYLHTSVDYQQILKQRNAYLKQLLSQQAQDKLYLEILTEQVAAAGARIICQRLAFLDKLEAWASELHHHISQGKEALSLRYRSAVDLPQAPSEENVYEALLAKFEEVESRELDRGVSLAGPHRDDLQFLINGQDVQKFGSQGQQRTTVLSMKLAEIECMQEMTGEYPILLLDDVLSELDDDRQTHLLKTIEKKVQTFLTTTSLDGVQEEQIDEPALFEIAQGQVQRLDD